Proteins encoded within one genomic window of Pygocentrus nattereri isolate fPygNat1 chromosome 7, fPygNat1.pri, whole genome shotgun sequence:
- the pygo1 gene encoding pygopus homolog 1: MSTEQEKDSFSLKRNRGGDGGLDGLGGPGLLLGSPDKKKRKSSTQTLSFAPLSEYAPPANPSSDHLVASNPFDDNYNSPSPSLKPLNTTNPYFSPSPYSGFGGYAPPRLVHHIQNRMPSPYGGPYQMRNQPPHPFSQNPMGPMVMGFNRPPGFNYGHPDNPAFANQPMFNNGGGMHLPPGQPFRPGPGENLNQLLLPNVNQSHSGPDGSGPGFGPEGTGNLPPAVKPSPDMSPGLPQQPSNFGQSNTPTSTAKQDPSETANSKNVSQNATSPRKQSQTSEEVGGGQDAQVEPKGKNRGNVTAGLDGGMEKINGVIHPSTDPLKKSPQPPEPPTERNQRTGTTCRSGAALANNKPSAHPGRQNNSTSSSEPVYPCGICLSEVNDDQEAILCEASCQKWFHRVCTGMTETAYNLLTAEMDAVWGCDSCMEEKGAQLLKTRENPGLPTANSEGQS; the protein is encoded by the exons GAGGAGACGGTGGTcttgatggtttaggggggccaGGCCTGCTGCTGGGGAGCCCGGACAAGAAGAAACGCAAGTCCAGTACACAG ACTCTTTCCTTCGCACCACTGTCCGAATATGCTCCTCCGGCGAACCCCAGCTCCGATCACTTGGTGGCCTCCAATCCTTTTGACGACAACTACaactctccttctccctctctgaaGCCACTGAACACCACCAACCCTTATTTCAGCCCCTCTCCCTATTCAGGATTTGGTGGCTATGCCCCTCCCCGGTTGGTGCACCATATCCAGAATAGGATGCCCTCTCCTTATGGGGGACCTTACCAGATGCGGAATCAGCCACCGCACCCATTCTCACAGAACCCAATGGGCCCGATGGTTATGGGCTTCAACCGGCCGCCCGGCTTCAATTATGGGCATCCTGACAATCCGGCCTTCGCTAATCAGCCCATGTTTAACAACGGTGGTGGCATGCACCTTCCGCCTGGCCAACCCTTTAGACCAGGTCCTGGAGAGAACTTGAACCAGTTGCTCCTTCCCAATGTGAATCAAAGCCACAGTGGTCCGGATGGCTCAGGTCCAGGGTTCGGTCCAGAAGGAACCGGGAATCTGCCGCCGGCGGTCAAACCAAGCCCTGATATGAGCCCTGGACTTCCTCAGCAACCCAGCAACTTTGGCCAGTCCAACACGCCCACATCCACAGCCAAACAGGACCCAAGTGAAACCGCAAACAGCAAAAATGTCAGCCAGAATGCCACATCACCACGGAAACAGAGCCAGACTTCTGAGGAGGTAGGTGGAGGTCAAGACGCCCAGGTGGAGCCTAAGGGAAAGAACAGGGGAAACGTCACGGCTGGCCTAGACGGAGGGATGGAGAAGATCAATGGTGTGATCCACCCCAGCACCGACCCTTTGAAGAAGTCCCCTCAGCCTCCTGAACCTCCCACGGAGAGGAACCAGAGGACTGGGACTACCTGCCGAAGTGGCGCTGCTTTGGCCAATAATAAACCTTCGGCTCACCCTGGCAGGCAGAACAACTCCACCTCCTCGTCAGAGCCTGTATACCCGTGTGGAATCTGCCTCAGTGAGGTGAATGATGACCAGGAGGCGATTTTGTGTGAGGCCTCCTGTCAGAAGTGGTTCCACAGGGTCTGTACAGGGATGACGGAGACAGCCTATAACTTGCTGACGGCTGAGATGGATGCTGTGTGGGGCTGCGACAGCTGTATGGAGGAGAAAGGAGCACAGCTCCTTAAAACACGGGAGAATCCAGGCCTGCCTACAGCGAACAGTGAAGGACAATcttga